In the genome of Salvia splendens isolate huo1 unplaced genomic scaffold, SspV2 ctg349, whole genome shotgun sequence, the window CCTTCTTGATGGCTCTGGCTCCAAAATTATTGTTCGCAAGACTTCTAATATCCGTCTTCCTTTGATTCGTCTTGCTAACATCCCTGTAAATCTACCTAATGAAGACTCTGGTGCGGTTAAGGTTGCAATCAAGCAGAGGCCACAAAAAGGGCATCTAAATAATAGCAATTCGAATGCGCATTCTGAAAAATCAAACAGTGCAAAAAGTGTTGAAGAAAGAAAGGAGGAATACAATAGGGCTAGGGCTCGGATATTTAGTTCGAACAGCTCTATGCGGAGTTATGCTGCAAGACAGGGAAGTGATGGCAGGATTCATGATAATTTCCAGCATGGTTCCTTAGGACTAACCAAGGCAGAAGAGAGAGGTGGTGGATCCGATGGGGTTATTGCCAGAAGCTTGTCCGAGTCTTCGACATCTAGCAGTAGGTTACCTAAGAGTAGGACAGAGAGAGAACCAATTGGAAGACCAAAGACAAATAGTCGGGTGGCGGTCTTTAGGGACCGCGAAGTTGAACGGAAAGATCCTGACTATGACAGGAACTATGACAGGTATATTTAATCTTCCGTTTCCAATACTTTTTACCTCTTTCCAATAGTCCTTTTTATCTTTTACCATTTCAGATCTCTTCCTATCAAGATATGATTTCCTCGTATATTATCTTTTTTGTGGAATGCATATTACTATTAGTTTGTCTGGTGATATCCTAGTACAATGCAGTGTCCTTGTGGAAATAGTAGTATGTTAATGACCTCTAGAACAGCTTCAAAAGATGCACATTATCTTTATAATCAGTTCACATTAGTATATCATTTTTCTTTCCAGATACTTGCAGAGGTTTGATCCTGGCTTTGGATTTAGTGGAAGTCCGTACCCCATTCAGCCTATGTATGCACCTGCAGTGAATTACAACACTGAATTCCCACAGCTTGGATCTGGTCACCGACCCCCAATTTCTTCAGAGCACCAACCCATGCATCTTCCTCAACACATACCAGGGACGTGGATTGCTCCATCTCCTCCAGCTGGCATTGGATATGGTCATGCAGAAATGCCTCCTTTTAACTCTGGTCATGTAAATGCCCCACCAAACTCTGGTTTTTATTTACGTTCTCCCCAATACCCTTGTCAACGACCTGGAATGCCATATCTCCATCCTCTTGATCCAGTTCACCAGCCTTTTTCACAGGTATGATATGTAAAATGCATCACTTCAGTTATCATGATGTGCTTAAAGGTCACACATCATAGGACTTGGAATCATTAATAATATTTGAGGGGAAACTGTTCCTAAGTGTATTTTCATGATATAAGTTATCTGTTATTTCTGGTTTTTAGCATATAATGGAGCTGCTGGATTATGCATCACTTCCATGTGCAGTTTATGGATTAATGCTGTCCTTTCATAATAAATTGACAATATTACTCATTTACTCTAGATAAAAGTAGCACTGGGAATCAATAGACATTTGCTTATTGTTATGATCCATGTAGATTGTAGAAGTTTGTTTCCTTACATGTCTGAGACTCTGAAatgtttctttttttctttaataaccCATTCTTgtttaaataataaaactttgaTGTTGAAAGTTGTAAGATTGCTGTAAGTTTCCTGTAACTGATGAAGCAATTGACTGCATATAGTATCACCCTATGGTTGGTTAGGGTAAGGAGTTTATCTTTGTTTTCATTGCTGGTTGCTCTATAACTTCAATAATGACAAGTTTTGCTAACACGAGTGACTAATTGGATATGTATTGTAGTGACACATGCTAACTACTATCCTCCAATCCCAGGTGCATTATCATATACAGTGTTACTGATGTGTGTgcattcatttttataattgtTTTGA includes:
- the LOC121789825 gene encoding cAMP-regulated phosphoprotein 21-like, coding for MEGSGASSLGSVEDGPESWEVADVEEGMRRLMHSSRKESSSINSNKQEERVEESAPALGVSEDLINTVDQFLREAIQNPRERLSVLRMEQDVEKFIRDPTREQMEFQQLPTSYLRLAAHRVAQHYSLQSMVLLDNNLLDGSGSKIIVRKTSNIRLPLIRLANIPVNLPNEDSGAVKVAIKQRPQKGHLNNSNSNAHSEKSNSAKSVEERKEEYNRARARIFSSNSSMRSYAARQGSDGRIHDNFQHGSLGLTKAEERGGGSDGVIARSLSESSTSSSRLPKSRTEREPIGRPKTNSRVAVFRDREVERKDPDYDRNYDRYLQRFDPGFGFSGSPYPIQPMYAPAVNYNTEFPQLGSGHRPPISSEHQPMHLPQHIPGTWIAPSPPAGIGYGHAEMPPFNSGHVNAPPNSGFYLRSPQYPCQRPGMPYLHPLDPVHQPFSQSHQQQPDASFGLARPR